One region of Marivirga arenosa genomic DNA includes:
- a CDS encoding competence/damage-inducible protein A — protein MKNIYAELISIGDEILYGQTLDTNSHFICGELDKIGIRVSRKVTVSDSRDSIMNAFREAEKNADIILITGGLGPTKDDLTKPLLAEYFDSGMKLHEDILEDLKERYAKRGRELNDLNKGQAELPEKCKPVENKFGTAPGMWFEKDNKIFISMPGVPREMQQMMQDSILPKFKEIFDTPVLIHKMIHTVGVPESILAEKLEDWENGLSKEIKLAYLPGLKQVKLRLTASGKDEKHLNALIDQEVDKLYKLVGKYIYGTDEGNLAQKIGDLLLKQNKTIACAESCTGGYLAHLITSNAGSSEYYRGGINPYHNDLKINVLGVRKETIEKYGAVSEQTVIEMAERVRELFNADIGVSTSGVAGPGGGTKDKPVGTVWVALADGTKTQTKLYHFQFDRHGNIEITTNSLLNLVRQTLSSN, from the coding sequence ATGAAAAATATTTATGCCGAACTAATTTCAATAGGAGATGAGATTTTATACGGTCAGACTTTAGATACGAATTCTCATTTTATCTGTGGAGAATTAGATAAGATTGGAATCCGAGTTTCTCGTAAGGTTACAGTTTCAGATTCACGCGATAGCATTATGAATGCTTTTCGTGAAGCTGAGAAAAACGCTGATATTATCTTGATTACCGGAGGCCTTGGCCCAACGAAAGATGATTTAACAAAGCCACTTTTAGCAGAATATTTTGATTCTGGGATGAAGCTTCATGAAGATATATTGGAAGATTTAAAGGAACGTTATGCAAAGCGTGGAAGAGAGTTAAATGATTTGAATAAAGGACAAGCTGAATTACCAGAAAAATGTAAGCCTGTTGAAAATAAATTTGGAACCGCTCCAGGTATGTGGTTTGAAAAGGATAACAAAATATTTATCTCTATGCCAGGTGTTCCAAGAGAAATGCAACAAATGATGCAGGATTCCATTCTTCCAAAGTTTAAAGAGATTTTTGATACTCCTGTTTTAATTCATAAGATGATTCATACCGTAGGAGTTCCGGAAAGCATTTTGGCTGAAAAACTTGAAGATTGGGAAAATGGATTATCAAAGGAAATCAAGTTAGCCTATCTTCCAGGTTTAAAACAGGTGAAGTTAAGGTTAACAGCTTCTGGGAAAGATGAAAAGCATTTGAATGCCTTAATTGATCAAGAGGTAGACAAGCTTTATAAATTAGTAGGAAAGTATATTTATGGAACCGATGAAGGCAATTTAGCTCAAAAAATAGGGGATTTATTGTTAAAGCAAAACAAAACTATCGCATGTGCTGAAAGCTGTACAGGTGGTTATTTAGCTCATTTAATTACTTCAAATGCTGGAAGTTCAGAATATTATAGAGGAGGTATAAATCCTTATCATAATGATTTAAAGATCAATGTATTAGGAGTTAGAAAAGAAACTATTGAAAAATACGGAGCGGTAAGTGAGCAAACGGTAATTGAAATGGCGGAACGAGTTCGTGAATTATTCAATGCTGATATTGGAGTTTCAACCAGTGGTGTGGCAGGTCCTGGAGGAGGAACTAAGGACAAACCAGTGGGTACAGTGTGGGTAGCTTTGGCTGATGGTACTAAAACCCAAACTAAATTATATCATTTTCAATTTGATAGACATGGTAATATTGAAATCACAACTAATTCATTATTAAATTTGGTTCGGCAAACTTTAAGCTCAAATTAA
- a CDS encoding dihydrolipoamide acetyltransferase family protein, giving the protein MATVEMVMPKMGESIMEATVLTWLKKEGDTIEEDESVLEVATDKVDTEVPALEAGVLKEILVQEGDIVAVGKPIAIIETEGGTSASSDNGSTSKPEKQETSAAPAASTESSYSGNNGHDIAARSDSGRFYSPLVRNIAKEENIGMAELESISGTGKDGRVTKKDILSYLDNRGEAPAQSQPAQTVQQSAPASQPAAAQPAPQGVPVSISADDEIIEMDRMRKMIAGRMVDSKRISPHVTSFVEADMTSVVQWRNKHKNTFKEQENGNLTFTPIFIEAVVKAIKDYPMINVQVDGDRIIKKKHINIGMAVALPSGNLIVPVIKDADQLNIRGLANKVNDLAKRARDNKLKAEELEGGTFTISNVGSFGNVMGTPIIMQPQVGILALGAIVKKPSVLETPQGDVIAIRHKMFLSHSYDHRVVDGSLGGMVVRRVADYLEKWDVKKDL; this is encoded by the coding sequence ATGGCAACTGTAGAAATGGTAATGCCCAAAATGGGTGAAAGTATTATGGAAGCAACAGTGCTTACCTGGTTAAAAAAGGAAGGTGACACTATTGAAGAAGATGAATCTGTATTAGAAGTAGCTACTGATAAAGTAGATACTGAGGTACCCGCTCTTGAGGCTGGAGTTTTGAAAGAAATTTTAGTTCAGGAAGGTGATATTGTAGCTGTAGGAAAACCTATAGCAATAATTGAAACTGAAGGAGGAACCTCAGCATCATCAGATAATGGATCAACTTCTAAGCCTGAAAAACAAGAAACCTCAGCTGCACCTGCTGCTTCAACGGAAAGCTCTTATTCAGGAAATAATGGTCATGATATTGCAGCTCGTTCAGATTCAGGAAGATTTTATTCTCCTTTAGTTAGAAACATCGCTAAAGAAGAAAATATTGGAATGGCTGAATTAGAGTCTATTTCTGGTACTGGTAAAGATGGACGAGTAACTAAAAAAGATATTTTATCCTATTTAGATAATAGAGGAGAAGCTCCTGCTCAAAGTCAGCCAGCTCAAACTGTTCAGCAGTCTGCTCCAGCATCTCAACCAGCTGCCGCACAACCGGCACCACAGGGTGTTCCAGTTAGCATTTCTGCAGATGATGAGATCATCGAAATGGATAGAATGCGTAAGATGATTGCAGGAAGAATGGTGGATTCTAAAAGAATTTCTCCACATGTTACTTCTTTCGTTGAGGCTGATATGACTAGTGTAGTTCAGTGGAGAAATAAACATAAAAATACTTTCAAGGAACAGGAAAATGGAAATCTAACCTTTACACCAATTTTTATTGAGGCGGTTGTAAAAGCAATAAAGGATTATCCGATGATTAATGTGCAAGTTGACGGTGATAGAATCATCAAGAAGAAACACATTAATATAGGGATGGCAGTTGCTTTACCAAGTGGTAATTTAATCGTGCCTGTTATAAAAGATGCTGACCAATTGAACATACGCGGGTTAGCCAATAAAGTAAATGACTTAGCTAAGAGAGCTAGAGATAATAAATTAAAAGCTGAGGAATTAGAAGGAGGTACTTTTACTATTTCTAATGTTGGATCATTTGGTAATGTAATGGGTACTCCAATTATTATGCAACCTCAAGTAGGTATTCTAGCTTTAGGAGCTATTGTTAAAAAGCCTTCTGTATTAGAAACCCCTCAGGGAGATGTAATCGCAATTAGACATAAGATGTTCTTATCTCATTCATATGACCATAGAGTAGTAGATGGTTCATTAGGAGGAATGGTAGTGAGGAGAGTAGCTGATTACCTCGAAAAATGGGATGTTAAAAAAGATCTATAA
- a CDS encoding class I SAM-dependent methyltransferase has protein sequence MRRLLLLLIFFFLSFSCHSQNDNDNQAYSFKAGDRFGTGKWYMDREIAHVMGYQGINWLERPEREKEENTNRLLKNMNIQGDDVIADIGAGSGYHVFKMAPKAKEVYAVDIQAEMLQAIQDKKEELGVLNIQLVKGSERSVNLPENKIDKVLMVDVYHEFSYPIEMIASIKDALKPQGEIYLIEYRAEDKTVPIKELHKMSEAQAVKEMNAAGFKLKENIDNLPWQHCMVFIRE, from the coding sequence ATGAGAAGGTTATTGCTATTGTTAATATTTTTCTTCTTAAGTTTTTCTTGTCATTCACAAAATGACAATGATAATCAAGCTTACAGCTTTAAAGCCGGTGATCGCTTTGGAACTGGGAAATGGTATATGGATAGAGAAATAGCTCATGTAATGGGTTATCAGGGTATAAATTGGTTGGAAAGACCAGAACGGGAAAAAGAAGAAAATACCAATAGACTTTTAAAAAACATGAATATTCAGGGCGATGATGTAATTGCCGACATAGGTGCAGGTTCTGGCTATCATGTTTTTAAAATGGCACCAAAAGCAAAAGAGGTTTATGCTGTAGATATTCAAGCAGAAATGCTTCAGGCTATTCAAGATAAAAAAGAGGAATTAGGTGTTTTAAATATTCAATTGGTTAAAGGATCAGAGCGAAGTGTCAATTTACCTGAAAATAAAATAGATAAAGTACTTATGGTAGATGTATATCATGAATTTAGTTATCCTATTGAAATGATAGCTTCTATAAAAGATGCGCTAAAACCTCAGGGCGAAATTTATTTGATTGAATATCGGGCAGAAGACAAAACAGTGCCTATTAAAGAATTACACAAAATGAGTGAAGCGCAGGCTGTAAAAGAAATGAATGCTGCCGGTTTTAAATTGAAAGAAAACATTGATAACCTTCCCTGGCAGCATTGTATGGTTTTTATTAGGGAATAA
- a CDS encoding PadR family transcriptional regulator gives MYSKELLKGTLGVIILKLLEENGKMYGYEICQKVKEISDGKILIKDGSLYPTLHKLLKDGILTTEEVNIGKRVRKYYTLTHKGKGEKKLVVKELEDFIETLNKIVFTDNKTSPAL, from the coding sequence ATGTATTCAAAAGAACTATTAAAAGGAACATTAGGCGTTATCATTTTAAAGCTCCTTGAAGAGAATGGGAAGATGTACGGTTATGAAATTTGTCAAAAGGTAAAAGAAATATCAGATGGTAAAATTTTAATCAAAGATGGAAGTCTCTACCCTACTTTACACAAATTACTAAAGGACGGCATTCTAACTACCGAAGAAGTAAATATTGGCAAAAGAGTCAGAAAATATTATACCTTAACTCATAAAGGAAAAGGAGAAAAAAAATTAGTGGTGAAGGAATTGGAAGATTTTATTGAAACCTTAAATAAAATAGTTTTTACAGATAACAAAACCTCTCCTGCACTATGA
- the ppk1 gene encoding polyphosphate kinase 1 — protein sequence MAIDRISSLINKSNLVSRDLSWLRFNYRVLDLARKPSRTIFERLKFLAITASNLDEFFMIRVGSLYNYIDYGRERVDYSGLRELPFRKKLLTECQNFVKEQNKLFENELEPIFEENNFKIAKLTDLTDSELKKANGFFDKIIFPMLTPMVYDNYHTFPILMNKLLIFSVVTRTFGEKKDNKKLSFIQIPQNIQRFYEVERDDKMLFIPIEELVKANIDKLFRNIEILSVNLFRITRNGDFTLEESDDIEANFLEEMRKKLKTRKTGRVVRIEIDKDYDKWMMKILCDRWEIDKDNIFKFKKGDLVDYSALWQIIKHTEFKDKIPSTPDPVPPLAFPEHKSDSDNIFEILKDRDILLHHPYNNIEPVIDMLEKAAEDPKVLSIKLTIYRLAEDSRITNALLKAAENGIHVSVLFEVKARFDEENNIREAKRLQKAGCFVIYGISRYKTHTKLLMIVRKEKEKVTRYLHMASGNYNEDTARLYTDIGLMSTDEVYAQDISEFFNVITGHSLPHEYERLITAPKDMRTRLIGLIQQEAENAKAGLPSGICIKINSLEDKETIEELYAASQAGVRIKLIVRGICCLRPGRKGLSENITVRSIVGNYLEHSRIYYFHNNGDPKVYGGSADMMVRSFERRLESLFLIVDETLKKQVMNILRYNLQDNVNAYEMNEDSFYKEVEAGDEASFNIHEEFFNVTPESIEDVRLFE from the coding sequence ATGGCAATAGATAGAATAAGTTCATTAATTAATAAGAGTAACTTAGTAAGTAGAGATTTAAGTTGGTTACGATTTAATTATCGTGTGCTAGATTTAGCAAGAAAACCGAGCAGAACAATTTTTGAACGCTTGAAGTTTTTAGCCATCACTGCCTCAAATTTAGATGAGTTCTTCATGATTAGAGTGGGATCGCTCTATAATTATATAGATTATGGTAGAGAGCGTGTTGATTATTCGGGCTTAAGAGAGTTGCCTTTCAGGAAAAAACTATTAACGGAATGCCAGAATTTTGTAAAAGAGCAAAATAAGCTTTTTGAAAATGAGCTCGAACCTATTTTTGAGGAGAACAACTTTAAAATTGCAAAGTTGACTGATTTAACTGATAGTGAGTTGAAGAAGGCAAATGGATTTTTTGATAAGATCATCTTCCCAATGCTCACACCTATGGTGTATGATAATTATCATACCTTTCCAATTTTGATGAATAAGCTTCTTATTTTTTCTGTAGTTACCAGGACTTTCGGTGAAAAAAAGGATAATAAAAAGCTTTCATTTATTCAGATTCCTCAAAATATTCAAAGGTTTTATGAAGTTGAGCGTGATGATAAAATGTTATTTATTCCTATAGAGGAATTGGTTAAAGCTAATATTGATAAGCTATTCCGAAATATTGAAATTCTATCTGTAAACCTATTCAGAATTACTCGTAATGGTGATTTCACACTCGAGGAAAGTGATGATATTGAGGCTAATTTTCTAGAGGAAATGCGTAAAAAGCTCAAGACCCGAAAAACTGGTAGGGTAGTGCGAATCGAAATTGATAAGGACTATGACAAATGGATGATGAAAATTCTTTGTGATAGATGGGAGATTGACAAAGACAATATTTTTAAGTTTAAGAAAGGGGATTTAGTTGACTATAGCGCACTTTGGCAAATTATAAAACATACCGAGTTCAAGGATAAAATTCCTTCGACACCTGATCCAGTTCCTCCTTTAGCATTTCCAGAACATAAATCAGATTCAGACAATATTTTTGAAATCTTGAAGGATCGTGATATTCTCTTGCATCATCCTTACAATAATATAGAACCTGTAATCGATATGCTAGAGAAAGCTGCTGAAGATCCAAAAGTGCTTTCTATTAAGCTAACCATATACCGTTTAGCCGAAGATTCAAGAATTACAAATGCCTTATTAAAAGCAGCTGAAAATGGTATTCATGTTTCGGTTTTATTTGAAGTAAAAGCTCGTTTTGATGAGGAAAATAATATAAGAGAAGCAAAAAGACTTCAGAAAGCAGGCTGTTTTGTGATTTATGGTATTAGCAGATATAAAACTCATACGAAGTTATTGATGATCGTTAGGAAAGAGAAAGAAAAAGTAACGCGTTATTTACACATGGCGAGTGGAAATTATAATGAGGATACTGCAAGGTTATATACTGATATTGGTTTAATGAGTACAGATGAAGTTTATGCTCAGGATATATCAGAGTTCTTTAACGTAATTACAGGGCACAGTCTTCCACATGAATATGAGCGTTTAATTACGGCTCCTAAAGATATGAGAACTCGTTTAATCGGACTAATTCAGCAGGAGGCAGAGAATGCAAAGGCTGGGCTTCCATCCGGTATTTGTATTAAAATAAATTCACTTGAAGATAAAGAGACTATTGAGGAATTATATGCTGCTTCTCAAGCAGGAGTTAGAATTAAATTAATTGTTAGAGGGATCTGTTGTTTGCGTCCAGGTAGAAAAGGATTGAGTGAGAATATTACAGTTCGTTCTATAGTAGGTAATTACTTGGAGCATTCAAGAATTTATTATTTCCATAATAATGGTGACCCTAAGGTGTATGGAGGAAGTGCCGATATGATGGTTCGATCATTTGAAAGGAGATTAGAGTCATTATTCCTCATAGTAGATGAAACCTTGAAAAAGCAAGTCATGAATATCTTAAGATATAATTTACAAGATAATGTGAATGCTTATGAAATGAATGAGGATAGTTTTTATAAAGAAGTAGAAGCTGGAGATGAAGCTTCATTTAATATTCACGAAGAATTTTTTAATGTTACACCTGAATCAATTGAGGATGTACGATTATTCGAATAA
- a CDS encoding DUF4139 domain-containing protein, protein MKQLITILFLGLSINLSGQKEYQEKTLTTKTEQVTVFLKGAQLFRMGSINLQKGNYDLVMKSLSPNMDPNSINVKAAGNLKIISVQHQYDYLEENTNSKKVDSLQNLIDKVEDDIRIKSNRSNVLNQKEALIAANKNLGSENISSTQLLQMLSLYEKELTSIKEEQSTVNIELSDLRNRLSRLNNQLSGIARLGKETKSNILVKVEVLKTTNANFEVSYFVEGAGWYPKYRLNVKDITQPIALEYQAEVFQQTGEDWNNVKLRFSNAEPNQNKDVPELETWYLDYARFTQFKENDISNLGVNRNSVKGSVVDAETGEPLPGVNVIVQGTSIGATTDLQGNYSVTVPRGSNQLVFSYIGMKNKTVGINSSIINVGLETDVQELSEVVVTAYGYASREERLSKSKRVQDKVAGMKINSAEKMTSTVIKKQTNIEFEVEDAYTIKSGSPQMFIDLKEYEVKADYHYVAIPKLDKNAYLVAAISNWDQYNLMEGEAKLFFEGAFVGTTILNANATIDTLQLSLGNDKGIVIERDKIDDFSTRNFIGLNQSKKVGFEIKLRNTKSQPIKLNLYDQIPVSLREQIEVNLEEKSKAKYIEKTGELKWELNLNSNESVSKKFIYEVKYPKGEKVILE, encoded by the coding sequence ATGAAGCAGCTGATCACTATTTTATTTCTAGGTCTATCAATTAATCTGTCAGGACAAAAGGAGTATCAGGAAAAAACATTAACGACTAAAACAGAACAAGTTACCGTATTCTTAAAAGGTGCTCAGTTATTCAGAATGGGTTCAATTAATTTACAAAAAGGGAATTATGATTTAGTAATGAAATCACTTTCTCCTAATATGGATCCCAATAGTATTAATGTAAAAGCTGCCGGTAATTTAAAAATCATCTCAGTTCAACATCAATATGACTATTTAGAAGAGAATACAAATTCTAAAAAGGTTGATTCATTACAAAATTTGATTGACAAAGTTGAAGATGACATAAGAATAAAGTCAAATAGATCAAATGTCTTAAATCAAAAAGAAGCTTTAATAGCTGCAAATAAGAATTTGGGATCGGAGAATATATCTTCTACTCAGCTATTACAAATGCTAAGTTTATATGAAAAGGAGTTAACTTCAATCAAAGAAGAACAATCTACCGTAAATATTGAATTAAGTGATTTAAGAAACAGATTATCAAGACTAAATAATCAATTATCAGGAATTGCAAGGTTAGGAAAAGAAACAAAAAGCAATATTTTAGTAAAGGTTGAGGTTCTGAAAACTACCAATGCAAATTTTGAAGTAAGCTATTTTGTAGAAGGGGCGGGCTGGTATCCTAAGTATAGATTAAATGTAAAAGATATCACTCAACCGATTGCATTAGAATATCAGGCTGAAGTTTTTCAGCAAACTGGTGAAGATTGGAATAATGTTAAACTGCGATTTTCAAATGCTGAACCGAATCAAAATAAAGATGTACCAGAATTGGAAACTTGGTATTTAGATTATGCTCGTTTCACTCAATTTAAAGAAAATGATATCTCTAACTTAGGGGTGAATCGCAATTCAGTTAAAGGTAGTGTAGTAGATGCTGAAACAGGAGAACCTCTACCTGGAGTTAATGTAATTGTTCAAGGAACATCAATTGGAGCTACTACAGATTTACAAGGCAACTATTCAGTAACCGTTCCAAGAGGATCTAATCAACTTGTTTTCAGTTATATCGGTATGAAAAATAAAACAGTGGGTATTAATTCTTCTATTATTAATGTTGGATTAGAAACAGATGTTCAGGAATTATCAGAAGTTGTTGTAACAGCTTACGGTTATGCTTCAAGAGAAGAAAGATTATCCAAATCAAAAAGAGTGCAAGATAAAGTAGCAGGAATGAAGATAAACAGTGCTGAAAAAATGACCTCAACAGTTATTAAAAAACAAACCAATATTGAGTTTGAGGTTGAAGATGCTTATACTATAAAATCGGGTAGTCCTCAAATGTTTATTGATTTGAAGGAATACGAGGTAAAGGCAGATTATCATTATGTAGCTATACCAAAACTTGATAAAAATGCTTATTTAGTAGCCGCTATTTCTAATTGGGACCAATATAATTTAATGGAAGGAGAGGCTAAATTATTTTTTGAAGGTGCTTTTGTTGGAACCACTATCTTAAATGCGAATGCTACAATTGATACTTTACAATTATCATTAGGCAATGATAAAGGTATAGTAATTGAGAGAGATAAAATTGATGATTTTAGTACCCGAAATTTTATAGGACTTAATCAAAGTAAGAAAGTAGGCTTTGAAATAAAGTTAAGAAATACTAAATCTCAGCCTATAAAACTGAATTTATATGATCAAATACCGGTGTCATTAAGAGAACAGATAGAGGTGAACTTAGAGGAAAAATCTAAAGCGAAGTATATTGAGAAAACGGGAGAGTTAAAATGGGAATTGAATCTAAATAGTAATGAGTCAGTTAGCAAGAAATTTATTTATGAAGTAAAATACCCAAAAGGGGAGAAGGTTATATTGGAATAA
- a CDS encoding response regulator transcription factor encodes MNDYKNILVIEDESLIAQDLSYLLQDLGYNCIGIAKNYERAMLLFNTNDVHLILCDINIEGDKDGIETVLELNNIKKTPTIYLSAYSDHNLVSRTADTESYGYLVKPYNERSLDVAINVALQKFYKENNTEVNKDFLNNFTTREVEIIKLLAAGKTSSEIANILFISTQTVSKHRSNILKKSGCKSSTELIHQYYQ; translated from the coding sequence ATGAATGATTATAAAAATATCTTAGTCATTGAGGATGAATCATTAATCGCGCAGGATCTCTCCTATTTGCTACAAGACTTGGGCTATAATTGTATTGGCATTGCAAAGAATTATGAAAGAGCAATGCTATTATTCAATACTAATGATGTCCATCTGATTTTATGTGACATCAATATCGAAGGAGATAAAGACGGTATTGAAACAGTATTAGAATTAAATAATATCAAAAAGACCCCTACCATATATCTTTCAGCCTATTCTGATCATAACTTAGTTAGCAGAACAGCAGATACGGAATCTTATGGATACTTGGTAAAGCCCTATAATGAAAGAAGTTTAGATGTTGCCATTAATGTAGCTCTTCAAAAGTTTTATAAAGAAAATAATACTGAAGTAAATAAAGACTTCTTAAATAATTTTACGACTCGTGAAGTTGAAATCATCAAATTATTGGCGGCTGGTAAAACAAGTTCAGAAATAGCGAATATCTTATTTATAAGTACTCAAACGGTCTCAAAACACCGAAGTAATATCCTTAAAAAATCAGGCTGTAAAAGTTCTACTGAATTGATACATCAGTATTATCAATAA